In Platichthys flesus chromosome 21, fPlaFle2.1, whole genome shotgun sequence, the following are encoded in one genomic region:
- the ccr9b gene encoding C-C chemokine receptor type 9, producing the protein MDEPLTTLMTTVTEYYTETGTTDDADYDQGLTISSGMCKKDWVRGFRGRYEPPLFGIIFILGALGNLMVVWIYSTVRNRLKTMTDVYLLNLAVADLLFLCMLPFWAVDAAKGWEFGVSLCKLVSSVYKINLFSSMFLLTCISVDRYIAIVQVTKAQNLKKKRLFYSKLTCLAVWFVSALLALPEFIFAQVKKDQSGMSFCHQIYWNNEHNRTKILVLSLQICMGFCLPLLVMVFCYSVIIRTLLQAKSFEKHKALRVIFVVVLVFILSQLPYNSLLILEARQAANTTDNCEMLISLDVAGQVAKSLAYTHACLNPFLYVFVGVRFRQDLLRMVKMCAGGLRKGGWSKANAVPKRPSVMSDTDTTPALSI; encoded by the exons ATGGATGAGCCATTGACGACTCTAATGACCACGGTCACTGAATATTATACTGAAACT GGCACCACCGACGACGCAGACTATGATCAGGGGCTGACTATATCCTCTGGCATGTGCAAAAAAGATTGGGTCCGCGGGTTTCGTGGCCGGTACGAACCCCCTCTCTTCGGGATCATCTTCATCCTCGGTGCCTTGGGTAACCTGATGGTCGTGTGGATCTACTCCACCGTGCGCAACCGTCTGAAGACCATGACCGACGTGTACCTGCTGAACCTGGCTGTGGCCGACCTCCTCTTCCTGTGCATGCTGCCCTTCTGGGCCGTCGACGCCGCCAAGGGCTGGGAGTTTGGCGTCAGCTTGTGCAAACTGGTGTCCAGCGTCTACAAGATCAACTTATTCAGCAGCATGTTCCTGCTCACCTGCATCAGCGTGGACCGCTACATTGCCATCGTGCAGGTCACCAAGGCCCagaacctgaagaagaagaggctcTTCTACAGTAAACTCACCTGCTTGGCTGTCTGGTTTGTCTCCGCTCTCCTGGCCCTCCCTGAGTTCATATTTGCTCAGGTGAAGAAGGACCAAAGCGGCATGTCCTTCTGCCATCAGATCTACTGGAACAACGAACACAACCGGACGAAGATCCTGGTGCTGTCCCTGCAGATCTGCATGGGCTTCTGCCTCCCTCTTCTAGTGATGGTCTTCTGTTACTCCGTCATCATACGCACGCTTCTGCAGGCCAAGAGCTTCGAGAAGCACAAGGCCCTGCGCGTCATCTTTGTTGTGGTGCTTGTGTTCATCCTCTCCCAGCTGCCTTACAACAGCCTGCTCATCTTGGAGGCCAGGCAGGCAGCTAACACCACTGACAATTGCGAAATGCTAATCAGTTTAGACGTGGCAGGGCAAGTCGCCAAGAGCCTGGCCTACACGCACGCCTGCCTCAACCCTTTCCTGTACGTCTTCGTTGGAGTCCGCTTCAGACAAGACCTCCTGAGGATGGTGAAGATGTGTGCCGGTGGTCTGAGAAAAGGAGGGTGGAGTAAAGCCAACGCAGTTCCCAAACGTCCCTCTGTCATGTCCGACACTGACACTACCCCTGCCCTGTCCATATAA